The window GGATCATCACATAAGAGAGGAAGATGAGCAGCGAGTCCAACCCCTCCGTCAAGAGAGCAACAGACAAGCCATAGATGCTGCTTATTCTGATATCTGAACAAGCCATCTTCATGACGTCCTGGTTTATGCAGTAGCAATGGGAGAGGACATTGGATCGACAATATTGGAACTGTTGCAGGAGAATAGGGAATGGGAGCATTACAGTCACCCCTCTGAGAacacacaccagtcccatctTACCTATTCTAGGCAGGGTTAAGATGGAAGCATATCTCAGCGGGTCACGGATAGCGATGAAACGGTCAAAGGCCATCAACAACAGCACAGAGGATTCAATGCATTCAAACaagtggatgaagaacagctgggcaAAACACGCATCGAGGCTGATCTCTCTAGTGTTAAACAAGAATATACCCAGTGTTGTCGGTATGGTGGCTATCGATAAGCCAAGGTCTGTGACagccaacatggaaaggaaaatgtacatgggctcatggaggcttggatctgtttttgtaatgaacagaatgactgaatttcctactatTGAAAGAACATACGCTAAGCAGAAGGGGATAGAGATCCAGAGATTGACGTCTTCTTGCCCAGGTATCCCGATGAGAAGGAACTCTGCAGAGTTGAAGTTCGTGTCATTGACAGCTGACATAATGGACTGGACAGGTCCGAGTAGTTCTGAACTTTCCTTCCTAAAAGGAAAAATAACAGGAGACTGGATGACATTTAGATAGACATCTGCCTGCTCTCAGTGCCAGTCGAGAGACTCCAAGGAGCTCAAGGAAGATCAGCAAAAACATAGTCTTAGATTTACATGGCAGATAGGCATTGCCAGAGTGGATCAGACCCATATTCCATGGAGCCTAGTATCCGGTGGCCAGTTCTAGATCCTTCAGAGGAAGTGGAAGACACCCTGCAGTAGAACGCTTTGAAATAATCTGCACCCACAAATGTTGTGGTGCAAGTCAGGAAAGTTTAGATCTGATTGAAGAGTTTTTGAATCAATCCTCTCTACTCTAATTGTATTTTCAGGTTATCTGTATAAATGTCCAGTACCTCGTTGAATGCTGCTGAACTCTTGGCCCCATTGATGTCTTGTGGCTGAGAGTTCCACAATCCATTTCAGCGCTGTGTGATTTTACAGCTGTGACTTTCCCACAGACACTCTTTCTGGCCCTCCACCTCTTAGTGTGATCCATTGTATTATGAGATGTGTGTAAACGCCTGGCAAATGCATGCGAAAAACTGTAATTGTATTTATCTGTCCTGCACTGAAGCTATTTATAAATGTGTTCCATTGTCTCAttgtatataatttttaaatttctctACTCCTGATAGTCCAAATTAAGCCACTGCCTATTTTCGGTACATGGGATACATTCTTCGGCACAAGTTCTTAATTCAATAACATTGCCTTGAATGGCATCACCCCAGATTTAAATGTATAAATTCAATCAGAAGAGGACTCTTTTAACTTTCCCTTATCAACTGCTCCTGGTGATACACTCTGACCCTCAAAAATCCCTCCAAGAGGAACTGAAGTGCTTTGCCTGGTCTATGTTAACTGAATCCAGAGAGTTCAATCATcctacaccaggggttggcaacctttcagaagtggtgtgccgagtcttcatttattcactgtaatttaaggtttcaagtgccagtaatgcattttaacatttttagaaggtctctttctagaagtctataatatataactaaactattgttgtatgtaaagtaaataaggtttttcaaatgtttaagaagcttcctttaaaattaaattaaaatgcagatctccccagataggtggccaggacccgggcagtgtgagtgccactgaaaatcagcttgagtaCCACCTTCGACAcacgtgccataggctgcctacccctgtcctataGCCTTCTCTTCATCCTCACAGGACCTTGCTGAGGGCTCTAGAATCTCTCTGCTGTAGATATCCCTTAGAGTTCCCGGGCTACCGGCATCTCTTCTCACTCTCTGATCTCTCCCCATGCCATGGTCTGTAGATATTTGGCAAGTGAGAAGCTGACACAGACAGTTACTTCAGTTGGGTGGATGTGAGGATAATGACACATATGGATAAATAGTGAAAACACTAGGTTTGCACTATTATCCGTAAGTAAGGAAGTAACTTGAGTGTGCAAGTTGCTTCAGCCATTCTCATGTAAGCATTAGTGGGTTCAAATTATATACAACCGCTATTACActcccctttcctgcacctcagctctaCTCTCCTGAAACACAGCCCAGCGGTTCTGTTCTCTCATGTCTTTTTGGAAAGTCTTGCACATTTATTGCAGAGGGATTGTGTTCATGACCCTGAATGGAGGTGTTAgaaacagctactggtcagttatGAGGTGGCAGAATCATATAACTCTTCCCTGGACAAAGGGTTAATAGCACAAAGCCATTGTAAACAGTATGTGGATCACTTTTGAAACACTTTCTAAAGCAAAAGGAATTAAGGTGTAAAGGTACCACTGCCCCTTCCTGGAAATAGTCCAACAACTTTCCTGCTGGCTTTTGATATACAGGCATGTCACGAAAGTTTGGTTTGTAATAATATTACAATTAAAAGTTTTGTCATAACATTTACATATCTGTATTTTAGTAAACCAAGTCCACCATTTATTTCCCCTCTGATCTGctttcagagatgatttctcaggTTAGAGTGGGACTTAAAATGTAGCATCCGTCACCTGGATGTCTTCAGAACCTGAGAAGATTGAATGTCTCAGCCCTCATTCAGTCGCTTGTCGGCAAACAAAAGTATTGTAGCCCCTCTGTCCCTGGGTTAATAGCTGACTGGTTCTCCTCAGGTTCTTTCTGTTCTGTCAGTCTCTGTCAGTCTGCAGCCTGTATCCAGAGTGGTAACAGGCATTGAGATTAGTATAGAAAATTTTCATTCACTGAGCTGTCAGTCTCTGGTACGTAGTACCCTCAACACCTGTTATTCAGGCACAAAGAGGTTGCAGGAAGTGGATTTCAAAGTCAAATGCATGGAGTATTCATGGAAATGGAACTTTATTTCACACAGGAAAGTCGTCTATTGCTCTCTCACTCTCATTCTCTGACTATCTCTGTCCTGTATTCCTAAAATACATAGCACCCTAAAGCGGTATTGGGACAGATATGAAGCTGAGATGCCATAATGTATGTGTAGGTTAAACCAAGTTCTTGGGATGTTTGCTTATAGCTATATTGGGTTAACTACTGGGATGTTTGTCTTATGGCTATATTGGGTGAAACCAGTATGGCTCTTCTGAATTTAATATCATGCTGCTGGAAAACAAGAAGGCCGAGAAGGAACAGCTGAAGAAAAACCATCTCTCAGCCAGCACTTAAGGGAGGATGAGAGACAACACTAGAG of the Gopherus flavomarginatus isolate rGopFla2 chromosome 1, rGopFla2.mat.asm, whole genome shotgun sequence genome contains:
- the LOC127038013 gene encoding olfactory receptor 51G2-like gives rise to the protein MSAVNDTNFNSAEFLLIGIPGQEDVNLWISIPFCLAYVLSIVGNSVILFITKTDPSLHEPMYIFLSMLAVTDLGLSIATIPTTLGIFLFNTREISLDACFAQLFFIHLFECIESSVLLLMAFDRFIAIRDPLRYASILTLPRIGKMGLVCVLRGVTVMLPFPILLQQFQYCRSNVLSHCYCINQDVMKMACSDIRISSIYGLSVALLTEGLDSLLIFLSYVMILKTVLSITSQAEGLRALNTCVFHLCAVLLFYTPMIGLSLLHRLGEGSSLLFQILLGYISLLVPPLINPLVYSMKSKHLRARILRVFVK